In Papaver somniferum cultivar HN1 chromosome 1, ASM357369v1, whole genome shotgun sequence, a genomic segment contains:
- the LOC113298725 gene encoding pentatricopeptide repeat-containing protein At2g01860-like, whose protein sequence is MDSVLCNFHAIFGRQSYPFLGQSVGSHFIAVRVSNSRGSSSSVTRTNAGNPHRKLTKNLRYPRRAKLPPDPRSNLFFQKNNTIEEDLNCNELPNIDDEDGGDGLEWSADEVDAISSLFQGRIPQKPGELNRERPLPLPLPHKLRPLGLPTPKRHVRMASPMLSSSRASVCKRVYKNPEFLIHLAKEIRSLPSDKNVSEVLSKWVRFLRKGSLSMTIRELGHMGLPDRALQTFCWAEQQPQLFPDDRILASTVEILARTRELKMPFDLQKFTSKASRPVIEALARGFIRGGSLYLARKLLLVAKDNNRTLDASIHAKLILELGKNPDKYKLVLTLLDDLGERDDLELSQQDCTSVMKVCVKLERYDTVESLYSWFKESVREPSVVMYTTMIHSRYKEKKYREAFALIWEMEGSNCLFDLPAYHVAIKLFVALKDLPRAVRYFSRLKEAGFAATFDIYRDMIKMYAVSGRLAKCKELCKEIEKAGFKLDKQVESLMLQMIKDVGSVKSCTEF, encoded by the coding sequence ATGGATTCAGTGCTGTGcaattttcatgcaatatttggaAGACAAAGTTATCCGTTCCTGGGACAGTCTGTTGGTTCTCATTTCATCGCAGTTAGGGTATCAAATTCTCGGGGAAGCTCAAGCAGTGTAACTCGAACGAATGCTGGGAATCCTCACCGGAAATTAACCAAGAACCTTCGATACCCTCGGCGTGCAAAACTTCCTCCAGATCCCAGAAGTAATCtattctttcagaagaacaaCACTATTGAGGAGGACCTAAATTGTAATGAGCTGCCCAACATTGATGACGAGGATGGTGGTGATGGTTTAGAATGGAGCGCAGATGAGGTCGATGcaatttcttctcttttccaAGGTAGAATTCCTCAGAAACCTGGCGAACTGAATAGGGAAAGGCCTCTCCCACTTCCCCTGCCTCATAAACTTAGACCATTAGGGCTTCCAACACCAAAGAGGCATGTGAGAATGGCTTCCCCCATGTTATCTTCTTCACGAGCATCTGTATGTAAGAGAGTTTACAAGAACCCAGAATTCCTCATCCATTTAGCTAAAGAAATCAGAAGTCTACCATCGGATAAAAATGTTTCTGAAGTTCTTAGCAAATGGGTTCGATTCCTCCGGAAAGGATCACTTTCTATGACAATACGAGAACTGGGTCATATGGGTCTTCCAGACAGAGCTCTACAGACTTTCTGTTGGGCAGAACAACAACCTCAATTGTTCCCTGATGATCGCATTCTAGCCTCAACAGTCGAGATCTTAGCAAGGACCCGGGAACTGAAAATGCCATTCGACTTGCAGAAATTCACAAGCAAAGCAAGTCGGCCAGTTATTGAAGCTTTAGCAAGGGGTTTCATAAGAGGAGGAAGTTTATATCTGGCTAGAAAGCTCCTTTTAGTAGCTAAGGATAATAATAGAACACTGGATGCTAGCATTCATGCTAAGCTGATTTTGGAACTTGGGAAGAACCCTGACAAATACAAGCTTGTATTAACTTTGTTGGATGATCTAGGTGAGAGAGATGACCTAGAATTGAGCCAGCAGGATTGTACATCAGTCATGAAAGTGTGTGTAAAGCTCGAGAGATATGATACTGTTGAAAGTTTGTATAGTTGGTTCAAGGAATCGGTACGAGAGCCAAGTGTTGTTATGTACACAACAATGATACATAGCCGGTATAAGGAGAAGAAATACAGGGAGGCATTTGCCTTGATCTGGGAAATGGAAGGATCAAACTGTCTCTTTGATCTTCCAGCTTATCATGTCgcaataaaattatttgttgCACTGAAAGATCTCCCAAGGGCTGTTAGATATTTTTCGAGACTTAAGGAGGCTGGTTTTGCTGCAACCTTTGACATTTACAGGGATATGATAAAGATGTATGCAGTGTCAGGAAGGTTGGCCAAGTGCAAGGAGCTTTGCAAGGAGATTGAAAAGGCAGGATTCAAGTTAGATAAACAGGTGGAATCTCTAATGCTTCAAATGATAAAAGATGTTGGGTCAGTTAAGAGCTGTACTGAGTTTTAA